From the Halorhabdus utahensis DSM 12940 genome, one window contains:
- a CDS encoding Lrp/AsnC ligand binding domain-containing protein — MVRAFILVKTAAGTAEQLLGEARAAIGVEEAHIVAGQYDLVVEAERDSIYEIMESVASGIRDLDGVTDTRSYICLE; from the coding sequence ATGGTCAGAGCGTTCATCCTGGTGAAGACCGCCGCCGGCACGGCCGAGCAACTCCTCGGGGAGGCGCGGGCGGCCATCGGCGTCGAGGAGGCCCACATCGTAGCTGGACAGTACGACCTCGTCGTCGAGGCCGAACGCGACTCCATCTACGAGATCATGGAATCGGTGGCCAGTGGCATTCGCGACCTTGACGGCGTCACTGACACTCGATCGTACATTTGTCTGGAGTGA
- a CDS encoding potassium channel family protein has protein sequence MRFVIVGSGRVGLRTARALDESGHEVVLVEADPKTADRGREAGFEVIHGDGSLEPVLEQTDLESADAVGALTGDLNANFATCLIASEHGCRTVLRIDEDYREDIYRQYADAVDEVIYPERLGAIATKNALLGGNSVAIADIAQHLQLIQFTVTADAPVNGYSLSELELPANARLLAFGKQDDPVDVPNVDASLEVGDRLVVLADFTVLGDVRQLIVGEQTPQQALGGA, from the coding sequence ATGCGATTCGTTATCGTGGGTTCCGGTCGCGTCGGACTCCGGACGGCCCGGGCACTCGACGAGAGCGGCCACGAGGTTGTCCTCGTCGAGGCCGATCCGAAGACTGCCGACCGGGGGCGCGAAGCAGGGTTCGAGGTGATCCACGGAGACGGTTCCCTCGAACCTGTTCTCGAACAGACGGATCTCGAATCGGCGGACGCCGTCGGCGCACTCACGGGTGATCTCAACGCCAACTTCGCTACCTGTCTGATCGCCAGCGAGCACGGCTGTCGGACGGTGTTACGGATAGACGAAGACTACCGCGAGGACATCTACCGGCAGTACGCCGACGCCGTCGATGAGGTGATCTACCCCGAGCGACTCGGCGCGATCGCGACGAAAAACGCCCTGCTCGGAGGCAACAGCGTCGCGATCGCGGACATCGCCCAGCACCTCCAGTTGATCCAGTTCACCGTCACCGCCGACGCGCCGGTCAACGGCTACAGCCTGAGCGAACTCGAACTGCCGGCCAACGCGCGGCTACTCGCCTTCGGCAAGCAGGACGACCCGGTCGACGTGCCGAACGTCGACGCGTCCCTGGAGGTCGGCGATCGATTGGTCGTCCTCGCGGATTTCACCGTTCTCGGGGACGTCCGACAGTTGATCGTGGGCGAACAGACTCCACAGCAAGCACTCGGAGGTGCCTGA
- a CDS encoding Lrp/AsnC family transcriptional regulator: MVTAYVMVKAHTGEADRLKNTIEAIDGVVSAHVVAGDVDLIAKVDVPSPADVKEIAATQIQEIDGIEDTQTYVAMD; this comes from the coding sequence ATGGTCACAGCGTACGTAATGGTCAAAGCACACACCGGCGAGGCGGACCGACTCAAGAACACCATCGAAGCCATCGACGGCGTGGTGAGCGCCCACGTCGTCGCCGGCGACGTCGACCTCATCGCAAAGGTTGACGTCCCGTCACCGGCCGACGTCAAGGAGATCGCCGCGACACAGATCCAGGAAATCGACGGCATCGAGGACACCCAGACCTACGTCGCGATGGACTGA
- a CDS encoding DUF5813 family protein, whose product MTDTLPPAVADAFDDHDSFEPAAEGYRVTTTVFDPTVTATDIEGVGHEYTVTVRTPMLGAAVEGEVVGPAVADGWFDTFARRLEDATQATRAQIELDQHRLVADDGQAVATFVFSYGDPDQAAAIAKTLVEYVEGTYVEGIVPGYDYREPVADLIQNAKTAGDNERGGTPL is encoded by the coding sequence ATGACTGATACGCTGCCGCCGGCCGTCGCCGACGCGTTCGACGACCACGATTCGTTCGAACCGGCTGCGGAGGGATATCGAGTGACGACGACCGTCTTCGACCCAACGGTGACGGCGACCGACATCGAAGGGGTGGGCCACGAATATACGGTGACCGTCCGGACGCCGATGCTCGGAGCGGCCGTCGAGGGCGAGGTCGTTGGCCCGGCCGTTGCGGATGGCTGGTTCGATACCTTTGCTCGACGGCTCGAGGACGCGACCCAGGCGACGCGAGCGCAGATCGAACTCGACCAGCATCGACTCGTCGCCGACGACGGGCAGGCGGTCGCCACGTTCGTTTTCTCGTACGGGGACCCGGATCAGGCCGCGGCGATCGCCAAGACGCTCGTCGAGTACGTCGAGGGTACCTACGTCGAGGGGATCGTGCCGGGCTACGACTACCGCGAACCGGTCGCCGATCTCATCCAGAACGCCAAAACGGCCGGCGACAACGAGCGCGGCGGCACCCCGCTGTAA
- the trpD gene encoding anthranilate phosphoribosyltransferase: MSTLQTHIERVTEGEDLTVEQAKEASSAVFEDATEAQIGALLSALRAKGETEAEIAGFAQGMREAARTIKPDRDPLVDTCGTGGDDYDTINVSTTSAIVAAGAGVPIAKHGNYSVSSSSGSADVLEEVGVTVDAEPPAVEDAIEDEGIGFMLAPVFHPAMKAVIGPRKELGMRTIFNVLGPLTNPAGADAQVLGVYDPDLVPLIARSLAHMPVEHALVVHGSGLDEIAIHDETTVAEVQGDSVEEYTLSPSDLGLDRHDIADVAGGTPEENAEALRGIVRGEANGAKRDIILANAGAAIYVAGEADSLEDGVEVARQAIDSGAAGEKLAGLRGVVA; encoded by the coding sequence ATGTCCACACTACAGACACACATCGAACGCGTCACCGAGGGCGAGGATCTGACGGTCGAACAGGCCAAAGAAGCATCGAGTGCGGTCTTCGAGGACGCGACGGAGGCCCAGATCGGCGCGCTCCTGAGCGCACTCCGGGCGAAAGGCGAGACCGAGGCCGAGATCGCGGGCTTCGCCCAGGGGATGCGCGAGGCCGCCCGGACGATCAAACCCGATCGCGACCCGCTGGTCGACACCTGCGGGACGGGCGGGGACGACTACGACACGATCAACGTCTCGACGACGAGCGCCATCGTCGCCGCGGGCGCGGGCGTCCCGATCGCCAAGCACGGCAACTATTCGGTCTCCTCCTCCTCGGGCAGCGCCGACGTGCTGGAGGAGGTCGGCGTCACGGTCGACGCCGAACCGCCGGCTGTCGAGGACGCCATCGAGGACGAGGGCATCGGGTTCATGCTCGCGCCCGTCTTCCACCCGGCGATGAAGGCCGTCATCGGCCCGCGCAAGGAACTCGGCATGCGGACGATCTTCAACGTCCTCGGCCCGCTCACGAACCCCGCCGGCGCTGACGCGCAGGTGCTGGGCGTCTACGACCCCGATCTGGTCCCCCTCATCGCGCGCTCGCTCGCGCACATGCCCGTCGAACACGCCCTGGTCGTCCACGGCAGCGGCCTCGACGAGATCGCCATCCACGACGAGACGACCGTCGCCGAAGTGCAGGGCGACTCCGTCGAGGAGTATACCCTCTCTCCGAGTGACCTGGGGCTCGACCGCCACGACATCGCCGATGTGGCGGGCGGGACACCTGAGGAGAACGCCGAGGCCCTCCGCGGGATCGTCCGCGGCGAGGCCAACGGCGCGAAACGGGACATCATCCTCGCGAACGCCGGCGCGGCGATCTACGTCGCGGGCGAGGCCGACTCTCTCGAGGACGGCGTCGAGGTCGCCCGCCAGGCGATCGACTCGGGCGCGGCGGGCGAGAAACTCGCCGGCCTCCGCGGTGTGGTCGCATGA
- a CDS encoding phosphoribosylanthranilate isomerase, whose translation MTRVKVCGHTREADVRASVAAGADAVGVISGVPVETPREVAPERAADLLDAVPPLVSGVLVTMPETVEEARELVAETQPDAVQVHGTLDPEEVEALTAEISQPILVALDHDAELDAYADAADGLVVDSLDEAGGGGTGQTHDWDRTAEIVERLDVPILLAGGLTPENVAEAVETVRPFGVDTASGVERDGGVKDHDAVEQFVDRAGEPRVVA comes from the coding sequence ATGACGCGCGTGAAGGTCTGTGGGCACACCCGCGAGGCGGACGTGCGGGCGAGCGTCGCCGCCGGCGCGGACGCCGTCGGCGTGATCAGCGGCGTTCCAGTCGAAACGCCCCGGGAAGTCGCCCCTGAGCGCGCCGCCGACCTGCTCGACGCCGTGCCGCCGCTCGTCTCAGGTGTCCTCGTGACGATGCCCGAGACAGTCGAGGAGGCCCGGGAACTCGTCGCGGAAACCCAGCCGGACGCCGTCCAGGTACACGGAACGCTCGATCCCGAGGAAGTCGAAGCACTCACAGCGGAAATTTCCCAGCCGATCCTGGTCGCACTCGACCACGACGCCGAACTAGACGCCTACGCCGACGCGGCCGACGGACTCGTCGTGGACTCGCTGGACGAAGCCGGCGGCGGCGGGACTGGTCAAACCCACGACTGGGACCGAACGGCAGAAATCGTCGAACGCCTCGACGTCCCGATCCTGCTGGCCGGCGGACTCACGCCCGAGAACGTCGCTGAGGCCGTCGAGACCGTCCGGCCCTTCGGTGTCGATACCGCCAGCGGTGTCGAGCGCGACGGTGGGGTCAAGGATCACGACGCCGTCGAACAGTTCGTCGATCGGGCTGGGGAACCGCGGGTGGTGGCATGA
- the trpE gene encoding anthranilate synthase component I, whose amino-acid sequence MTGEPSLSHDAFVDLADADEPGVIRVAVELDADVDPLAAYAAVTGRESDSENANADEYAFLLESAEKVASSDPNGAFAPSTDDRHARYSFVGYDPVAVATVESDGTDLDILDDRYADMLETNGGDVLDDLRAVLPDVERRGFPAHDRQTLSGGLVGFLAYEAVYDLWLDEVGIDRPDSRFPDAQFALATKTLVFDHAEDTVSLVFTPVVRPEEDAGARYDELLAAVERVESLLADAGDPETGGFHRVHEDAGPQDEYEQAVERAKEHVLDGDIYQGVISRKRELYGDVDPLALYDSLRSINPSPYMYLLGYDDRTIVGASPETLVSVGGDLITSNPIAGTSTRGNSPVEDRRLAGEMLADEKERAEHTMLVDLARNDVRRVAEPGSVRVEEFMNVLKYSHVQHIESTVTGTLAENSDGFDATRAAFPAGTLSGAPKIRAMEIIDDLEADPRGIYGGGVGYFSWNGDADFAIVIRSAAVEHGIDAVDGSGEKRTQDRITVQAGAGIVADSDPASEYEETEQKMGGVIDALERIESPDEDAETPVEEVSQ is encoded by the coding sequence ATGACGGGCGAGCCGTCGCTCTCCCACGATGCGTTCGTGGACCTGGCCGACGCCGACGAACCGGGCGTGATCCGGGTCGCCGTTGAACTCGACGCCGACGTGGATCCGCTCGCGGCCTACGCGGCGGTGACCGGTCGCGAGAGTGACTCCGAGAACGCCAACGCCGACGAGTACGCGTTCCTTCTCGAAAGTGCCGAGAAGGTCGCCTCCAGCGATCCCAACGGCGCGTTCGCGCCCTCGACTGACGACCGCCACGCCCGGTATTCGTTCGTCGGCTACGATCCCGTCGCGGTCGCGACTGTCGAATCTGACGGGACGGATCTGGATATCCTCGACGACCGGTACGCCGACATGCTCGAAACCAACGGCGGGGACGTCCTCGACGACCTGCGGGCCGTCCTGCCCGACGTCGAGCGCCGCGGCTTTCCGGCCCACGACCGCCAGACGCTCTCTGGCGGGCTCGTCGGGTTTCTGGCCTACGAGGCCGTCTACGACCTCTGGCTCGACGAAGTCGGCATCGATCGGCCGGACTCGCGGTTCCCGGATGCCCAGTTCGCGCTCGCGACGAAGACGCTGGTGTTCGACCACGCCGAGGACACGGTCTCGCTGGTGTTCACGCCGGTCGTTCGGCCCGAGGAGGACGCAGGCGCGCGATACGACGAGTTGCTTGCGGCGGTCGAGCGCGTCGAGTCGCTGCTTGCCGACGCGGGGGATCCCGAGACCGGCGGATTCCACCGGGTGCACGAGGACGCCGGCCCACAGGACGAGTACGAGCAGGCGGTCGAGCGCGCCAAGGAGCACGTCCTCGACGGCGACATCTACCAGGGCGTCATCTCCCGGAAGCGAGAACTCTACGGCGATGTCGACCCGCTCGCGCTGTACGACTCGCTGCGCTCGATCAACCCCTCGCCGTACATGTATCTGCTGGGGTACGACGACCGCACGATCGTCGGCGCGAGCCCGGAGACACTCGTCTCGGTCGGCGGCGACCTGATTACATCGAACCCCATCGCAGGGACATCCACGCGCGGAAACAGCCCTGTCGAGGACCGTCGGCTGGCGGGCGAGATGCTCGCCGACGAGAAAGAGCGGGCCGAGCACACGATGCTGGTCGATCTGGCACGCAACGACGTCCGCCGTGTGGCCGAGCCCGGCAGCGTCCGCGTCGAGGAGTTCATGAACGTCCTGAAGTACAGCCACGTCCAGCACATCGAATCGACCGTGACGGGGACGCTCGCCGAGAATAGCGACGGCTTCGACGCGACGCGGGCGGCCTTCCCGGCCGGGACGCTCTCAGGTGCGCCGAAGATCCGGGCGATGGAGATCATCGACGACCTCGAAGCGGATCCACGCGGGATCTACGGCGGCGGCGTGGGCTATTTCTCCTGGAACGGCGACGCCGACTTCGCGATCGTCATCCGGTCGGCGGCGGTCGAACACGGGATCGATGCCGTCGACGGAAGTGGCGAGAAGCGAACGCAGGACCGGATCACCGTCCAGGCCGGGGCGGGGATCGTCGCTGATTCCGACCCGGCCAGCGAGTACGAGGAGACCGAACAGAAGATGGGCGGCGTGATCGACGCGCTCGAACGGATCGAGTCGCCGGACGAGGACGCTGAGACCCCAGTCGAGGAGGTGTCACAATGA
- the trpG gene encoding anthranilate synthase component II produces MSESTSANATETPTDDLEVLFVDNFDSFTYNLVEYTSEYANTTVVKNTASLSDVRAADPDAIVISPGPGHPRNDRDVGVSTDVLREISPDVPTLGVCLGLEAAVYEYGGTVGHAPEPIHGKAASISHDGKGVFAGLDQGFQGGRYHSLVAGDVPDCFEVTATTETDDADLVMGIRHREHPIEAVQFHPESVLTAVGHDVIRNFLVSV; encoded by the coding sequence ATGAGCGAGTCAACCAGCGCGAACGCGACCGAGACACCCACCGACGACCTCGAGGTGCTGTTCGTGGATAACTTCGACTCGTTCACGTACAACCTGGTGGAGTACACGTCGGAATACGCCAACACGACTGTCGTGAAGAACACGGCCTCGCTGTCGGACGTTCGGGCAGCCGACCCGGACGCCATCGTCATCAGCCCGGGGCCGGGCCATCCGAGAAACGACCGCGACGTCGGGGTATCGACCGACGTCCTCCGGGAGATCAGTCCGGACGTGCCGACGCTGGGCGTCTGTCTGGGCCTCGAAGCGGCGGTCTACGAATACGGCGGCACGGTCGGCCACGCACCCGAGCCGATCCACGGGAAAGCAGCCTCGATTTCCCACGACGGCAAGGGCGTCTTTGCGGGGCTCGACCAGGGATTCCAGGGTGGGCGGTACCACTCGCTGGTCGCGGGCGATGTCCCCGATTGCTTCGAGGTGACCGCGACCACGGAAACCGACGACGCCGACCTCGTCATGGGAATCCGCCACCGCGAGCATCCAATCGAAGCCGTCCAGTTCCACCCCGAATCGGTGCTGACAGCCGTCGGCCACGACGTGATCCGGAACTTCCTCGTGAGTGTCTAA
- a CDS encoding TlpA family protein disulfide reductase codes for MQPPSRRALLAAAGTAAVSLAGCASDGTDSPADGDTDQTASTTEADTGEPTADPRTTAAETMAAKTTAGSNDTEPVWYTEQLTDARTGERFSIAELNADGPVLLETFAIWCSNCQRQQVELQTFHEQAPDDVTTVALNVDPNEDRSAVADHAEENDFDWRYAVSPPAITQSLIGEFGRSITVPPQVPMVRICPGGETTRLPDGHKSTDDLLSALDSCE; via the coding sequence ATGCAACCACCCTCGCGACGTGCCCTTCTGGCGGCTGCCGGGACCGCCGCTGTCTCACTCGCCGGGTGTGCGAGCGACGGGACGGACTCGCCGGCAGACGGAGACACCGATCAGACAGCCTCGACTACCGAAGCGGATACCGGGGAGCCGACCGCGGATCCCCGGACGACGGCCGCGGAGACCATGGCTGCGAAGACCACGGCCGGTTCGAACGACACCGAGCCGGTGTGGTACACTGAGCAGCTGACCGACGCCCGAACGGGCGAGAGGTTTTCCATTGCGGAGCTGAACGCCGACGGCCCGGTCCTGCTGGAGACGTTCGCCATCTGGTGTTCGAACTGTCAGCGCCAGCAGGTCGAACTGCAAACGTTCCACGAGCAGGCACCCGACGACGTCACAACGGTCGCGCTGAACGTCGACCCCAACGAGGACCGGAGTGCAGTCGCCGATCACGCGGAAGAAAACGATTTCGACTGGCGGTACGCAGTCTCGCCACCGGCAATCACGCAATCGCTGATCGGCGAATTCGGGCGGTCGATCACCGTCCCGCCGCAGGTGCCAATGGTCCGCATCTGCCCCGGTGGCGAAACAACCCGGTTACCTGACGGGCACAAGTCGACGGATGATCTCCTCTCGGCGCTCGACTCCTGCGAATGA
- a CDS encoding cytochrome c biogenesis protein CcdA, whose protein sequence is MSTHAALLEVFLIGLGTPLTAACALPLYPGFLAYLADQSARGEEAGWTVPVWLLGVLVLAGAVSFMGLAGLLFSFVLEISLTAVVEVASPIAFVFVLAISMALIADAEVFGRIPAVEPPQTQYPSATAFGYGFLFGAIVLPCNPGFIALFFARVPILFDSALASLLGFLSFGLGLGAPLLALAVVSESLGQRATRWLARHRTAINRVAGTIMLLVSIYYLLVVFDVLAMVGIEGADDLISAGYDVIFGPLGDLRP, encoded by the coding sequence ATGAGTACGCACGCCGCCTTGCTCGAAGTGTTTCTCATCGGCCTCGGGACCCCGCTGACTGCCGCCTGCGCCCTACCGCTGTACCCCGGCTTTCTGGCCTATCTGGCCGACCAGAGCGCTCGCGGTGAGGAGGCCGGCTGGACGGTACCAGTCTGGCTGCTCGGCGTGCTCGTCCTCGCCGGGGCCGTCTCGTTCATGGGGCTTGCGGGCCTGCTGTTCTCGTTCGTGCTCGAAATCTCGCTGACAGCGGTCGTCGAAGTCGCCTCGCCAATTGCTTTCGTGTTCGTGCTGGCAATTTCGATGGCCCTCATCGCCGACGCGGAGGTTTTCGGTCGGATCCCGGCGGTCGAACCCCCACAGACCCAGTATCCGAGTGCGACCGCCTTCGGCTATGGCTTTCTGTTCGGCGCGATCGTCCTGCCCTGTAACCCCGGATTCATCGCGCTGTTTTTCGCCCGCGTGCCGATCCTCTTCGATTCGGCACTGGCGTCACTGCTTGGCTTTCTCTCGTTCGGCCTCGGTCTGGGCGCACCGTTGCTGGCCCTGGCGGTGGTGTCGGAAAGTCTCGGTCAGCGGGCCACCCGCTGGCTTGCCCGTCACCGGACGGCGATCAACCGCGTTGCGGGCACGATCATGCTCCTCGTGTCGATCTACTACCTGCTGGTCGTCTTCGACGTCCTCGCGATGGTCGGGATCGAGGGTGCCGACGACCTGATCAGTGCGGGCTACGATGTCATCTTTGGCCCCCTCGGCGACCTCCGCCCCTGA
- a CDS encoding metallophosphoesterase produces the protein MTHDFDVAADLPGVSRETVARKLRRTELSEDHYFDAVEVSMKRDRAEGREVLEGLMRTKSASRVGQRLLKDACACGDDQIRRDVVAAFRETRREDALVTSAGLLTVEDATQVFKDFFEAGGDTRPIAEWLSAIGPGYRREKRRGNVDLEYDGWFSDAWDTIKDAGKTVAEAVKTVVDSVVEAGKSFAEVVSDVVDYAQRRVNSIVESLLDAGKTVADIISGLAQEAYATIKKIVKAIISAGKSLGAILREAIDIGESFLRSVARALRQAGTAISDLVVAAGKASVDVLRVVSRALVAMVTYAESRANYIINTIKDELPALAEDIIDILGDFVDEAFELAKNAVEDGLSAVLDQVRKAANSIRSTARSVLQGLLEGGLALGDLIAHLHQEASQFFEDAVSLLGEIVDRAEDLFAAALDLGEWALGEVMEALAAAGESVADLIAWAREAGAAALDAVVDTLDAIGELTSEALAELGQAVVELGRGLTRLVERVADWGELAARAAFDGILDAGGAVLDVLDALWDRARNFLEAGIDTLLRVGARIRDVLAAGLDMGLDILGEFVRHLRDLGRSIWYILDWVVDTVGRVGDALEVVFETLMDVGVALGELVAWAARRTADIMRTGFSALLAIGVGLGEILVALLTDPGNVFSTAIDALRDIGTSLEEFFTAITDAGQQVLGRLYRALESIGVALADMLGALVSLGAETFKQLLDGLLKIGVTAFEVVLWAADRAFDVFGWVMEVVEAALDSLLDLIEWAAGLGGPVLEQLADWFAKGVENAFDFVRDKVIVPLVSAAKLGLVVALASVSLPFLVVAYVVLGSLVNPDQTTYKHWPDDLRTFECEQRVEIRELSPPSDDRGIVVFSDLHMEDQDDIDAGLGHFHENADLVESVLTEYASEESAGYDWTVVFNGDSEEFWVDNDLTSSEPADKVDEIVATHPTVHETVSEDFYKFESPRRFVKVRGNHDASYNDPHVVNAYEDHGFPDLEVYDYVTTQFDGEDVLITHGHQFDPWNCDPNNDFGKFSSNFVAESIDAISNTLEDVFGEDASLEGETIEVFDLEIPVHAIAPYYDPGEWRPMVENSVKSPSIEDGAMFEESAVVETIRELDASMIIGHTHGPKVMQDGTDSSRFYVNSGTAGWWEDCVWTVEITEANVTLNGFTPDGSGGHQREYVIALDDPTDDGSFGAGDPDRLVSNGTF, from the coding sequence ATGACTCACGACTTCGACGTCGCCGCCGATCTGCCGGGGGTGAGCCGGGAGACTGTCGCCAGGAAACTCCGCCGGACCGAACTCAGCGAGGACCACTACTTCGACGCGGTCGAAGTGAGCATGAAGCGCGACCGGGCGGAGGGGCGGGAGGTACTCGAAGGCCTCATGCGGACCAAATCGGCTTCCCGGGTGGGCCAGCGACTCCTCAAGGACGCCTGTGCCTGCGGCGACGACCAGATCCGCCGGGACGTTGTCGCAGCGTTCCGTGAGACCCGTCGGGAGGACGCTTTAGTGACCAGTGCGGGTCTGCTCACGGTCGAGGACGCGACGCAGGTGTTCAAGGACTTCTTCGAGGCCGGTGGCGACACCCGTCCGATCGCCGAGTGGCTGTCGGCCATCGGCCCGGGCTATCGACGCGAGAAGCGCCGTGGGAACGTCGACCTCGAATACGACGGCTGGTTCAGCGACGCCTGGGACACGATCAAGGACGCGGGCAAGACCGTCGCCGAAGCGGTCAAGACGGTCGTCGACTCGGTCGTCGAGGCCGGCAAATCCTTCGCCGAGGTCGTCAGCGACGTCGTCGACTACGCCCAGCGTCGAGTCAACTCGATCGTCGAGTCCCTGCTCGACGCCGGCAAGACGGTTGCGGACATCATCTCGGGACTCGCCCAGGAGGCCTACGCGACGATCAAGAAGATCGTCAAGGCGATCATCTCGGCCGGGAAGTCACTGGGTGCCATCCTCCGGGAGGCGATCGACATCGGCGAGTCATTCCTCCGGAGCGTCGCTCGGGCGCTCCGACAGGCCGGGACCGCGATCTCGGACCTCGTGGTCGCGGCAGGGAAAGCGTCGGTCGACGTGCTCCGGGTCGTCTCCCGAGCGCTCGTCGCCATGGTGACCTACGCTGAGTCCCGGGCCAACTACATCATCAATACCATCAAAGACGAACTCCCGGCCCTCGCCGAGGACATCATCGACATCCTCGGCGATTTCGTCGACGAGGCGTTCGAACTCGCGAAAAACGCCGTCGAAGACGGGCTCTCAGCCGTGCTCGATCAGGTTCGGAAGGCCGCAAACAGCATCCGCTCGACAGCGAGGTCCGTCCTGCAGGGCTTGCTCGAAGGGGGTCTCGCGCTGGGGGACCTCATCGCCCACCTCCACCAGGAGGCCAGCCAGTTCTTCGAAGACGCCGTCTCGCTGCTCGGCGAGATCGTCGATCGTGCTGAGGACCTCTTCGCGGCGGCACTCGATCTGGGCGAGTGGGCGCTCGGCGAGGTCATGGAGGCCCTGGCGGCGGCCGGCGAGTCGGTCGCCGACCTGATCGCGTGGGCCAGGGAAGCCGGGGCCGCCGCGCTCGATGCCGTCGTCGACACCCTCGACGCCATCGGTGAACTCACCAGCGAGGCGCTCGCCGAACTCGGTCAGGCCGTCGTCGAACTCGGTCGGGGACTCACCAGGCTGGTCGAGCGGGTCGCCGACTGGGGCGAACTGGCGGCCCGAGCGGCCTTCGACGGCATCCTCGACGCCGGCGGGGCGGTCCTCGACGTGCTGGACGCGCTGTGGGATCGGGCCCGGAACTTCCTCGAGGCGGGCATCGACACCCTCCTGCGAGTCGGCGCACGCATCCGGGACGTGCTCGCGGCGGGGCTGGACATGGGACTGGACATCCTCGGCGAGTTCGTCCGCCACCTCCGGGACCTCGGGCGGTCGATCTGGTACATCCTCGACTGGGTGGTAGACACGGTCGGCCGCGTCGGGGACGCACTCGAAGTCGTCTTCGAGACGCTGATGGACGTCGGTGTCGCGCTGGGCGAACTCGTCGCCTGGGCGGCCCGGCGGACTGCCGACATCATGCGGACGGGCTTCAGCGCGCTGCTCGCGATCGGGGTCGGCCTCGGCGAGATCCTCGTCGCGCTGTTGACCGATCCGGGCAACGTCTTCTCGACAGCCATCGACGCGTTGCGCGACATCGGAACCAGCCTCGAGGAGTTCTTCACCGCAATCACCGACGCCGGCCAGCAGGTGCTGGGCCGGCTCTACCGTGCACTGGAGTCGATCGGCGTCGCGCTGGCCGACATGCTCGGCGCGCTGGTGTCACTCGGCGCGGAGACGTTCAAACAGTTGCTCGACGGCCTGCTGAAGATCGGCGTCACGGCCTTCGAGGTCGTGCTGTGGGCCGCCGACCGAGCCTTCGACGTCTTCGGCTGGGTGATGGAGGTCGTCGAGGCCGCACTCGACTCGCTGCTGGACCTGATCGAGTGGGCGGCCGGCCTCGGCGGCCCCGTGCTCGAACAACTGGCCGACTGGTTCGCGAAGGGGGTCGAAAACGCCTTCGACTTCGTGCGTGACAAGGTGATCGTCCCGCTGGTCTCGGCAGCCAAACTCGGGCTGGTCGTCGCACTGGCATCGGTGAGTCTCCCCTTCCTTGTGGTCGCCTACGTCGTGCTGGGGTCGCTCGTCAATCCCGACCAGACGACCTACAAACACTGGCCGGACGATCTGCGGACGTTCGAGTGCGAACAGCGCGTCGAGATCCGCGAACTCTCGCCGCCGAGCGACGACCGCGGGATCGTCGTCTTCAGCGACCTCCACATGGAGGACCAGGACGACATCGACGCCGGTCTGGGCCATTTCCACGAGAACGCCGACCTCGTCGAGTCCGTGCTGACCGAGTACGCCAGCGAGGAGTCGGCGGGCTACGACTGGACGGTCGTGTTCAACGGCGACAGCGAGGAGTTCTGGGTCGACAACGACCTCACGTCGAGCGAACCCGCCGACAAGGTCGACGAGATCGTCGCCACCCACCCCACGGTGCACGAGACCGTCTCCGAGGACTTCTACAAGTTCGAGTCACCACGACGGTTCGTCAAGGTCCGCGGGAACCACGACGCGAGTTACAACGATCCCCACGTCGTCAACGCCTACGAGGACCACGGCTTCCCGGATCTGGAAGTCTACGACTACGTCACCACGCAGTTCGACGGCGAGGACGTGCTCATCACTCACGGCCACCAGTTCGATCCCTGGAACTGCGACCCGAACAACGACTTCGGGAAGTTCTCCAGCAACTTCGTCGCCGAGTCGATCGACGCGATCAGCAACACCCTCGAAGACGTCTTCGGCGAGGACGCCAGCCTGGAGGGCGAGACCATCGAGGTGTTCGACCTCGAGATTCCGGTCCACGCTATCGCGCCGTACTACGATCCCGGCGAGTGGCGACCGATGGTGGAGAACAGCGTCAAATCCCCCTCGATCGAGGACGGTGCGATGTTCGAGGAAAGCGCCGTCGTCGAGACGATCCGCGAACTGGATGCGAGCATGATCATCGGTCATACCCACGGCCCGAAGGTCATGCAGGACGGGACCGATTCCAGCCGGTTCTACGTCAACAGCGGGACCGCAGGCTGGTGGGAGGACTGCGTCTGGACGGTCGAGATCACCGAAGCGAACGTGACGCTCAACGGCTTCACGCCGGACGGGAGTGGCGGTCACCAGCGCGAGTACGTCATCGCGCTGGACGATCCGACCGACGACGGGTCCTTCGGTGCGGGCGACCCCGACCGGCTGGTGTCGAATGGGACGTTCTGA